Proteins from one Paraburkholderia acidisoli genomic window:
- a CDS encoding Rieske 2Fe-2S domain-containing protein, which yields MSAIIDKTQQLDDLLSHAVQDDKENGVFRCRRDIFTNADLYELEMKHIFESNWVYLAHESQVPNNNDYYTTWMGRQPIVITRDKTGELHAVINACAHKGAMLCRRKHGNKGSFTCPFHGWTFSNAGKLLKVKDEKTTEYPVQFNQAGSHDLKKIARFQNYRGFLFGSLSEDVMPLEDYLGEARVIIDQIVSQAPGGLEVLRGNSSYIYDGNWKMQMENGCDGYHVSTVHWNYSATMGRRKVEGTKAVDANGWSKSVAGVYGFEHGHILLWTNTMNPEVRPVYEHREEIAARVGEDKAKYIVNQTRNLCLYPNVFLMDQFSTQIRVVRPIGVDKTEVSIFCFAPKGESPESRATRIRQYEDFFNVSGMGTSDDLEEFRACQAGYASTTSMWNDMSRGAPLWIHGPDENARGMGLNPLISGERSEDEGLFVVQHEYWMQVMREALRKEQAEASV from the coding sequence ATGTCTGCAATCATCGATAAAACCCAGCAACTCGACGATCTGCTGAGTCACGCCGTTCAGGACGATAAGGAGAACGGTGTATTCCGTTGCCGCCGCGACATCTTCACCAACGCCGACCTCTACGAACTCGAGATGAAGCACATCTTCGAGAGCAACTGGGTCTACCTGGCGCACGAAAGCCAGGTGCCCAACAACAACGACTACTACACCACGTGGATGGGTCGCCAGCCCATTGTCATCACGCGCGACAAGACCGGCGAACTTCATGCGGTCATCAACGCCTGCGCGCACAAAGGCGCGATGCTCTGCCGCCGCAAACACGGCAATAAAGGCAGCTTCACGTGCCCGTTTCACGGCTGGACCTTCTCCAATGCCGGCAAGCTGCTGAAAGTCAAAGACGAGAAAACGACCGAGTACCCGGTGCAGTTCAACCAGGCAGGCTCGCATGACCTGAAGAAGATTGCGCGCTTCCAGAACTACCGCGGCTTCCTGTTCGGCAGCCTGAGCGAAGACGTGATGCCGCTCGAAGACTATCTCGGCGAGGCCCGGGTCATCATCGACCAGATCGTCTCGCAGGCGCCCGGCGGACTCGAAGTGTTGCGCGGCAACTCCTCGTACATCTACGACGGCAACTGGAAGATGCAGATGGAGAACGGCTGCGACGGGTACCACGTCAGCACCGTGCACTGGAACTACTCGGCCACCATGGGCCGGCGCAAGGTGGAAGGAACGAAGGCGGTCGATGCGAACGGCTGGAGCAAATCGGTGGCGGGTGTGTATGGCTTCGAGCACGGCCACATCCTGCTATGGACCAACACGATGAATCCCGAAGTGCGCCCCGTCTACGAACACCGCGAGGAGATCGCGGCTCGCGTGGGCGAGGACAAGGCGAAGTACATCGTCAATCAGACACGCAACCTGTGTCTGTATCCCAACGTGTTCCTGATGGACCAGTTCAGCACGCAGATTCGGGTGGTCCGTCCCATTGGCGTCGACAAAACCGAAGTCAGCATCTTCTGCTTCGCGCCGAAAGGCGAGAGCCCGGAGAGTCGCGCCACGCGCATCCGCCAGTACGAAGACTTTTTCAACGTCTCGGGCATGGGCACGAGCGACGACCTCGAAGAGTTCCGTGCTTGCCAGGCCGGTTATGCCAGCACGACCTCGATGTGGAACGACATGTCGCGCGGCGCGCCGCTGTGGATTCACGGGCCGGACGAGAACGCCAGGGGAATGGGTTTGAATCCGCTCATCTCGGGCGAGCGCAGCGAAGACGAAGGTCTCTTCGTGGTTCAGCACGAATACTGGATGCAGGTGATGCGTGAAGCCCTGCGTAAAGAACAGGCCGAGGCAAGCGTATGA
- a CDS encoding LysR family transcriptional regulator, whose translation MELRHLRYFVAVAEEKNFTRAAERLNIAQPPLSRQIQQLEETLGVQLLERGSRPLKLTETGKFFYSHASQLLAQTAELESMTRRVGNIERSLSVGFVGSTLYGLLPKIIRRFRDENPTVELSLHEMSTMDQLRALKEGRIDVGFGRIRTEDVNIRRVVLREEKLIAALPQGHPLSLAKPILSLRDLLNETLIIFPKSPRPSYADQVLAAFEERALKPRRIYEVRELQIALGLVAAGEGVSVVPGSVYGLKRDDVSYMELDDPTLVSPIIMSTRALDESRDLQEILALIYRLYEELNIP comes from the coding sequence ATGGAACTGCGGCATCTTCGCTACTTCGTGGCGGTGGCGGAGGAGAAGAATTTCACGCGTGCAGCTGAACGACTGAACATCGCGCAGCCGCCTTTGAGCCGGCAGATACAGCAGCTCGAAGAGACGCTAGGCGTGCAACTGCTCGAACGGGGTTCGCGTCCGCTCAAGCTGACCGAGACCGGCAAGTTCTTTTACAGCCATGCCTCGCAACTGCTGGCTCAGACTGCCGAGCTCGAGTCGATGACGCGCCGAGTGGGGAACATCGAACGCAGCCTGTCCGTGGGTTTTGTCGGGTCGACCTTGTATGGTCTGCTTCCCAAGATCATCCGGCGCTTTCGCGATGAGAATCCGACCGTCGAGCTGAGCCTTCACGAGATGTCGACGATGGACCAGCTGCGGGCGCTGAAGGAAGGGCGCATCGACGTCGGCTTCGGCCGGATCCGCACCGAGGACGTGAACATACGCCGTGTGGTCTTGCGTGAAGAGAAGTTGATTGCCGCGCTTCCCCAGGGACATCCGCTGTCGCTCGCGAAGCCGATACTCTCGCTGCGCGACCTGCTGAACGAGACGTTGATCATTTTCCCGAAGTCGCCTCGGCCGAGCTACGCGGACCAGGTGTTGGCCGCTTTCGAGGAGCGTGCGCTCAAGCCTCGGCGGATTTATGAAGTTCGCGAGTTGCAGATCGCGCTGGGCCTCGTGGCCGCGGGCGAAGGTGTCTCGGTGGTGCCGGGCAGCGTGTACGGGCTGAAGCGCGACGACGTCAGCTACATGGAACTCGACGACCCGACACTCGTGTCGCCCATCATCATGAGCACGCGCGCGCTCGACGAATCGCGGGATCTACAGGAGATTCTCGCGCTCATCTACCGGCTGTACGAGGAACTGAATATTCCCTAG